TTAGGGTCATGTTTTCTGATTTTAATTTTAACATATTTTGATGCCGGCATGTTACTTTCCCGAACAACGTTATTTACAGAAACCAATACATTTGTTTCAGGGAAATACGTCATCGTATTCCGTTCGGGTATTTGATAAGCAACAATAATGAACAAAGGGGCAATTCTTTCGATATTATCGTCGTAGTTGAATAAATCTACCTTGTCACCCGTTTTAAACCCGGCGTCCCCTATATCTTTTTCATTCATAAAAATTACTCTACGCCCGTTCTTTATACCACGATACCGATCGTCGAGGCCATAAATTGTCGTATTGAATTGATCGTGCGTGCGGGTAGTAGCCATCATATATTCATCAGGACCAAGTTCATTATCCGGTACGACGGTTAAAGTAAATGGCGCGCGATCTCCGAAATCCCTAGTGATGAACTTTCCATCCCGTGCAGCATTGGGAAGATAAAATCCTTCTTTTTGCCTCACCTTGACATTATAGTCTTCGAAGCCCGGAATGCACTTTTCGATGTCATCCCTCACTGTATCATAACTCTCGGCGTATCGCTGCCAATTAACAACGGATTTACTTCCCAAAGTGGCCATTGCCATACGGCATACAATCTGCGTTTCGTTCATAAGCATCTCGGACACTGGCTTTAATACACCTTTTGATGATTGTACGACGCCCATTGAATTCTCTGTACTTACGAACTGAGGCTTACCATTCACTATATCGATATCACTTCGCGAAAATGTTGGAAGTATCAAAGCCTCTTGTCCATGTATCAAATGCCCCCGATTTAGTTTAGTAGACACACATACGGTTAAATTGAGTTTTCTTAACGCCCTAGAAGTATAAGTTGTGTCAGGTGTTGCTGACAGAAAATTACCTCCCATACAAAAAAGTACTTTGACTTTCCCTTGGTGCATGGCCTTAATAGCTCCTACAACATCGTAACCGTGTTCACGTGGAGGTTCAAAGCCGAAAACGTCCCGTATCCTATCCAGCTGTTCGTTGGTAGGTTTTTCATTGATCAACATAGTTCTGTTTCCCTGGACGTTACTGTGCCCACGGACCGGACAAACGCCTGCTCCCGGTTTGCCGATACTTCCTTTGAGCAACAACAAATTAACGATCTCCCGAATCATATCAACGCCATTTGGTTGCTGCGTTAATCCCATGCCCCAACAAAAAATAATGCGCTTCTTGAATGCTAACAGCTGAGCCGCCTCATAAATTGCTGCAGGCGATATGCCAGCAGCGACCGCGAGCTCTTCCAGTGTATAATCATCAAATTGCTTGATAAATGTATCATATCCCACTGTCTTTTCTCCTATGAATTGTTGGTCAAATACTTCTCCGGGAGATTTTCTTTCGAAATCTAACAATAGGAGCTCGATAGCCTTTAGGAGAGCCATGTCACCATTTATTTTCACCGGCAAATAGAGATCTGCGAGTGTAACCCCCTTGCCAATAACGCCATTTATTTGCTGTGGATTCCGGAATCCCATTAAACCAGCTTCAGGCAACGGGTTGATTGCGATGATCTTCGCGCCATTTTTTTTGCCTTTCTCCAGGGCGGTCATCATACGAGGAGCATTGGTTCCGGGGTTCTGTCCAACAATTACGATCACATCTGTATCATAGAAATCATGTAATGTGACTGTTCCCTTGCCAATCCCGATGGTTGGCAATAAAGCAGTTCCTGAAGTCTCGTGACACATATTCGAGCAATCAGGCATATTGTTCGTACCATATTCTTTTGCAAATAGCTGGTATACAAACGATGCTTCATTGCTCGTTCTTCCAGAAGTATAAAACGCAGCTTCATTCGGCGAGTCTAAGGCATTCAGGTGTTCTGCAATTTTTTTGAACGCATTGTCCCAACTGATGGGTTTATAATGTGTTCCGTTTTTAGGCATGTACATAGGTTCTGTCAATCTTCCCATCCGACCTATTTTAAAATCGTCCAATTTAGCCAGATCATAAACGGAATTGCTTTGAAAGAATGCTGCAGTAACCTTTTTTGTCGTTGCTTCTTCTGCCAAAGCCTTTGCTCCATTTTCACAATATTCGCCCAATGGCGATCGGTCATCATCAGGATCGGGCCATGCACAACTCGGACAATCAAAACCACCCACTTGATTCATTTTAAATAAGGCCCGTGTTCCTCTAAACGGCACCCCCTCTTCAAAAAAATCGCTAAATGCCGCTATCACAGCAGGTAAACCTGCAGCTGATGTTTTCACCTTGGTTAATTTCAAGTCTAATAACTTGTAGGGGTTCTCTGCAGCGGGTATTTTTTTATCGTTATCTTTTTCCATAATCCAGGTATTTATTGGCGTATTAGTGGATTGGGGAAATTATCGCTTTGATCCTCTTCAACATTGTCAAGGCAAGTAAAGTCTTTTTCCACAAGCAAACTTACAGGACCGGTTCGATCTTCAAATCCTACGCTGTCGGTATTATTAAGTTCATCGATCATTACCTTTGGCATTCTGAGCTCGATACGGTCTAGTACATAATCAGCTGAAAGTGTATCGTCTTTTGTTGAATTTATTGCATATACCAATGTTTTTCCCGCAAACTCCGAGCGTTCTTCCAAAAAACCTGTAGCCCCTAATTTCTCTACGTCGGATTTAGTCAACCTATATCTTACCGAATTGCCTTTGATTCTAATTTTCATACGCTCTGTATTAATATTCGATCACTCGAATTGTAAATGTTGAATCTATTTTCTTTAAGAAAACCCAAAAGGGTAATATCAAATTCCCTGGCAAGTTCTACCGCAAGGCTTGACGGTGCCCCTATAGCCGCTACAATGGAGATACCGGCCATGGCCGTTTTTTGAATCAATTCAAAACTTGCCCTTCCACTGAGAAGTAAAACATGCCGGTCTAATGGCAATAAATTGTTAATCAAAGCATCACCTATTAATTTATCTACTGCATTGTGTCGTCCGACGTCTTCCCTTAAAAAAACCAAATCACCCTGAATAGTAAAAAGGCCAGATGCATGGATGCCTCCTGTAACCTCAAAATTGCTTTGGGCGGTTCTTAACTTCGCGGGTAACTGGTATAATACGTTTATACTTAGATGTAGCCGGGGCTTGTTCAGGTTGCAAAAAGAACTAACCGTTCTTATGGATTGAATAGAACTTTTTCCACAAACACCGCAACTGGATGTTGTATAAAAATTCCTGTCTGTCTGCGCTAGAGAAGGTGTGAAATTTTCAGTGAGTTCTACCTGGATAATATTTTCTTTACCTGAAGAACACTCCATACCTGCATGGTAGACATCTACCACGTCGTGATAGGAGGATATAATTCCTTCTGTGAATAAAAAGCCAACAGCAAGTGCTATATCATCACCCGGCGTGCGCATGGTGACGGAGATATTTTTTTGTATTCGCTTTGCTCTAGGGCCGTAGTCAATTCTTATTTCCAGCGGTTCTTCTACCGAGAGTATGTCTGATAGCCGTGAACTTGTAAAGCCGTTTACCTTTTTTACAGGCATATGCTTGACTGAAATTAACTCCAAACCGTTCATTTTCAAAAAAATATATTAAAACATAATACGTAAATTTAATAAAAAATCCGACCAAAAAACATCTTTTTCTATAATTTGCCTGATAGGCGGCTTGTTGTTTGTCACTTACTTGAAATTCCTTCCCTTATGGAATACGCTATTAGTGATATCTTCATCATCCGCTGTTACAAGTCCACGCAATAATCCTGACATATCAAAACAGCGTTGGGCAATTACATGGACGACTTCACCCTCGATTTGTAATTTACCGGCTACCATAAACAGCCTCGACCTAAGGATCTCTTTCCGGTATTTCGTAAACACCTTGCCCCAAACCACAAGGTTTGCAAATCCCGTTTCATCTTCGATGGTTACGAACAACACGCCTTTGGCCGTACCTGGTCGTTGGCGCACCGTTATCATGCCACAAACCTTTACGTGCATACCGTTGTTCATCGTACTTAACTTTTCAGTTGGCACGACATGTAGCAGATTCAGTTTCTCGCGGAGGAAGCTGACGGGATGTGCTTTGATAGACAAAGAGGTAGCTGCATAATCCTGCACTACATGCTCACTGGTTGTCATCAGGGGCAGTGTTATTTGCCCCTCTTTGCTACATTTCAACGGTTGTCCCTCAAACAGCGCGATCGGCCTATCTTGTAAAGCCGAAATCTCCCACAATGCCTGTCTTCGGTCGATCCCCAATGAGCGGAACGCGTCCGCATCAGCTAGTCTTTCCATCGCAGATAGCGACACACCCGCATCCACTATGGCAGTAATGGTGGCATAACCATTGCTCCGTTTGTTCACTAACAAGTCCGCATCTTCCTCACATATGCCATCCGCTTGTCGAAAACCAAGGCGCAGGGCATGCTCTTTGCCCATTTCACCTTCCAATGTATTGTCCCACTCCGAGTAGTTGACATCGATGGGAAGCACGGTCACACCATGTTTACGGGCATCGATAACGAGCTGTGCCGGTTGGTAGAAACCCATTGGCTGGCTATTCAGTAAGGCCGCTGCGAAAATACCGGGGTAATAGCATTTCAGGTAACAGGAAACGTATACCAATAGGGCAAACGAGGCGGCGTGGCTTTCGGGAAACCCGTAGCTTCCGAAGCCTTCCAATTGTTTGAATACCCGATTGGCAAAATCTTCAGAATAATCTTTTGCCACCATTCCATCCACCATTTTCTTATGGAAACGGCTCACCTCCCCTTTGGCTTTGAAGGTAGCCATGCTCCTGCGAAGTTCATCGGCCTCAGCAGGCGTAAAGCCCGCCGCTACGATGGCAATCTCCATGGCCTGCTCCTGGAACAAGGGAACGCCCAACGTCTTTTTCAGAATGTGCTCGATTTCCTCTGACGGATAATCTTCTGGCTCCTCTTTGTTACGCCTACGTAGGTAAGGATGCACCATATCACCCTGTATCGGCCCCGGCCTTACGATGGCCACCTCGATGACCAGATCGTAGAAGCAACTGGGGCGCAGGCGGGGAAGCATCGACATCTGCGCCCTACTCTCAATCTGGAATACACCAAGGGTATCGGCATGACTTATCATTTTGTATACTTTTTCATCGTCCTCTGGTATGTTTGCCAAGGTGAGTTCAAGGTTATAGTGCGCTTTGGCCAGATCAAAAGCCTTGCGGACGCAGGTCAGCATACCCAATCCCAGTACATCCACCTTCAGGAAACCTAATGCTTCCAGGTCATCTTTGTTCCATTCGAGGTTCGTGCGGTCTTCCATTCGCGCATTGATGATGGGACAAAGTTCATGGAGGTTACCCTGTGTAATGACAAAACCTCCCGTGTGTTGACCCAATTGACGGGGAAAACCCATGTATTGGTAAGTCAATTCGAGCACTTTCCTTAAATGCGGATCATCAGGGTTAAAGCCTTGTTCGGCAAGCCTTTCCAAATCGATATGGTCATCCCAATGACTGCTGATAACTCCGGATAGACGACCTACGGCATCCAATGACAGTCCCATAGCCTTCGCGACATCACGTATGGCACCTTTCGAGCGTACCTGTGTTACCGTAGCTACGATAGCGGCGCGGTGACGGCCATACTTTTCATAAATGTATTGAATTACTTCCTCCCTCCTCTCATGCTCAAAATCCACATCAATATCGGGTGGTTCATCTCGAGCGTCAGACATGAAACGTGCAAAAAGGAGCCTGAATTTCGAAGGGTTCACTGATGTGATACCCAGGCAATAACATACCGTTGAGTTGGCTGCTGAACCACGTCCCTGACAAAGGATGCCCCGTTCACGTGCAAAACGCACATAGTCGTACACGGTAAGGAAGTATGAAGCATAATTTTTCCGCTGGATGAAATTCAGCTCATCAACGATTGCCTTTACAACATTTTCGGGAATATCGTCATCAAATCGTTCTTTTGCGCCTTTCCATGTAATATAGGTTAACTCCTCCTGTGGTGTACGGCCATCTCTTGTCAGTTCCTCGGGATAAACATATTTCAGGCTATCGAGAGAGAAACTGCAAGCTTCTGCAATTTTTTCCGTATAACTGACAGCATCGGGATACTGGCGAAACAGGCGATGCATTTCCGCCATTGGTTTAAGGTGGCGCTCGGCATTCGGATGCAGCCGGAAACCCGCGTTGTGAATGGTGCATTTCTCCCGGATACAGGTCAGTATATCTTGCAGTTCCCGTCTGGCCGGCTCATGATAATGCACATCACCCAAAGCCACCATAGGGATATCAATCTGCTGGCATAGCTGGTGCAACCTGAACAGCTTTTTCGCATCATCACCTTGGTAAGTTCGGGTAGCGCCCAAAGAAATATGTTTACCCAGAACCTCCCGATATTCCCCCATGTGCTGTACGAAGGATTGTTCCAGTTCGAAAGTCGTGGTTAGTTTATCGGGTGGCACGGCAATAAATTTCATGCCTTTGCTATGAGCATAAACATCCGCTTTATATAAATGACATTCCCCTTTTTCTGCGCGAAGATTACCTACTGTCAGCAATGTGGAAAGCCGCCCGTAGGCATCCATATCTGTGGGATAGGCTAACAGGCTTGGGCCATCCAACAGGTCAAGGCGGCAAGCAGGAATGATACGCATACCATGTTTTTTGGCAGCGGTATGTGCTCGAACAATACCTGCGAAACTATTCCTATCGGTAATGGCAATGGCTTTATAACCCAATGCCGCTGCGCGTTCCACCAACTCATCGGGGTGCGATGCTCCCCGTAGAAAACTAAAATTCGTTGTCACCTGTAATTCCGTATAGCCCATAACCACTCAAGCAAAAAAACCATGTATATACCATTGCCGAGTATGGTCTTCTCCTCCATAATGTCCCGAACGGAATAGCCAGTACCGGCAGCCTTTATCATCTTCCACATAATAATAATCCCTATGCTCGCCCTTATCCATCCACCATTCCCGCTCGATCCGCTCCGGCCCATCAGCCCTCTTTATCGGGTGTACTTTACCTTTATAACGGAACAGCATGGGCGGATAATCCGGTATCAGTGCCGTCACCTCTATCGGTTCGGGATTGGGCAGCAGTCGCGTAGGCCGCGGTCTGCCGCTGTACCACGCTGTGGAGGGCTTTTCCTTGATGGATGTAGTTACTTTGACCGAGCGCTCTGGCCAATAGTGCTCGTCGGGCAGGTAACGATGAATGGAACAGGTACCCTCTCCACCTTTCAACCTGTCCAGCAGTTCGGCTAGTGCCACATCTTCTAGCCCGGGTTCATTGCCCCATAAGGCTTCCTGCCCGGGGTCTATATCCTCCACTTTTGGTGCCTCCAATACAAACAGTTCAATGCCCAATGCAGGCTCTATCTGTGGTATTTTAAGAGCAAATAATTTGAATATATGCCGAACGCTGGCCGTGGAACGACTGGTGCCAATAGCCACCTGCACTGATCTACCATCCACACGATAGCATTTCAAGATCGCTTCGCGCAGTCCCTTGCCTTCTCCGGAAAGTCGTCTACATAGACCTTTCAGTAATCGTTCAAGGGCAATTTCTATTCCCTTGTCTGTACGGATTGGAATTGCAACTTAAAATAGGAGACTTTTTTATGCTGCCATTTTCTCTTTTTCCAATAGCATCTCTTCGATCTGCTTAGGGGTTTTATATCCCAGGGCAGAATGTGTTCTTTTGGTATTATAAAAACCTTCAATATATCCAAAGATCTCCAATTTAGCCGATTGCTGATCGATGAATTTTCTATGGTAGATCATTTCAGCCTTTAGTGTCTTGAAAAAGCTCTCAGCTACTGCATTGTCCCAGCAATTGGCCTTCCTACTCATGCTTTGAAGTATCTTGTTTTTTACAATTACCCTCCTGAATTCATCGCAGGCATATTGGATCCCTCTATCCGAATGGAAGATAAGACCATCTTTGATACCTCGGTTTCTAATAGCCATTTTGATGGCTTGTACAGAAGTGTTTTTAGTCGTCATATCGGTGCTTAAAGACCATCCAATGACTTTTCTGTCCGCCAGATCGATAACCGTTGTTAGATAAAGCCACCCTTTGCCGGTATGGATGTAAGTAATGTCGCTAACCCATTTTTGCGATAGGGAATCCGCTGAAAAATCTCTTTGGAGGAGATTTTCAGCTATCCTATAACTATGGCTCGAATCTGTGGTCACCCTATATTTTTTCTTAACCTTACTTCGTATCCCATGTTTCTTCATCAATCTTGCTACGTAGCTTCTTGATACCATTTCACCTTTTTTGTGCAGCTCTGCGGTTATCCGTGGGCTGCCATAGATATACTTACTGTCACTGTGTACCTGCTGTATTTTATCCACAAGTGCTTTACTGCGTTGTTCCCTGGGGGATTCGGGCCAAACCAGCCAACGGTAAAAACAACTGCTGCTAACGTTCAATACTTCGCACATCTTCTCTACGGAATATACTTCTCGGTTCTCCTTTATGAACCGGTATATGGACCGTCTCCCCTGGAGAAGATGGCTATGGCCTTTTTTAAGATATCGCGTTCTAATTCTGTATCTCTTAATTTCTTGCGTAAAATCCTTAACTCCTGCTCCTCCGGACTGATCTTGGGATTGTCAGGTAAAACCTTATTCCCATTATAACGTGGATTTCTACGCCATTTACTCAGTAAACTGGGGTCTATGTCTAATTCCTTAGCTACATCGGCTACAGATCCCTTAACAACGCTCAAATCGACCGCCATTATCTTAAACGAATCATCAAATTTTCTATGCATTTCTACAAATTTAAAATTACTGTCTAAATCTGTCTCGCTTTAAAGGTAGCAACTCCAGATTGGTTCAAGACAGGGCAATCTTTCCTCGTAGGGAGGTATGGGTTTCAGTGGCTCGATAAACTCTTCTTCCACACCAAGTGCCTGGTTTATCCTTAGTAAAAGACCTTTACCGAAACGCCGACGCAGTACAGCGTGAGGCATTCCCACAAAGCTGCCGATGGTCTTGAGGCCAAGTTTATGTAGTCGCTGTACCGTTTCCTGTTCCAGTCGCAATGCTGCTGGAGGCATGGGCAACAGGGTCTCAAGCTGGGAACCGCTCTCGACAATGGGCACCACCTTACCAAAACGAGTTGTTGCCCAAGAAGCTCCAATGGTGTCGGCTATGGCCATCCTCGTATCATATCCCTTACCCCTTAGTCGGCTTACAATGTCTCTCAGGTATTCCCTTTCTCCACCCCAAAGATGAGCACATCCACTGATATCCAGCGTCAGTCCATCGGGATAGTCCATAGCGACAACAGGAGTATAACGTATGCACCAAAGGCCGATTGTTTTCAATAATTTTTCGGCCATACCGGGCCTGTCATCGAAGACCTCAAGGCTGGGTAATATAGCTTTGGCATCCGCTACCACCATCCCGGCGCCCACTCCCTGTCCTTCCGCTATCGGGTTAGCGGCCGTGATGAGCAAGCGGCCATGAACAGGTGCTGTAAACACGAACGGTACCCTGCGTAGCTCGGGACGTCGAATTGCAAACCAATCCGTTGTTAGATGCCTGAACCATATTGAAGCAAACCGTTTTTTCATTATTCATTATCCTGATTTTCGGCCCTGTTCTATTGAATGGATAGCCTCTTGAGACTGGGTGACAGGCACGAAACGCTCTTCTGACCATTCCAGCTTCCATGTTCCCGGATTACCATTACGCACTTTGAGCAGTTCGACTTCCCACCTTGGAAAGCCGACTCCTGGCAAACCTTCTTCTAACTCACTCGATAGGGAGCTTATCCGCCAGCGAGCAACGCAAGCCGTTGCACCTATCCTTCGAGGGTTACTGCGGAGCACAAAGCCCGTTACCCCGCTTTTTTCTACAGCCAGTTGCAGACGTCGTGATTGCACGAAATCCAATTCTTGAAGCTCGGCAATAACAGCAGCAATTCCTTCGCATTTGAGCGCTTCTTCCGTCGCCCACAAAACATCCTTTTCCCGTTCCGTGTATACAAAAATGATACGATCCGGCTCTACACCGAAGGTTTTGATAGACGGTGGGAACAGTGCTTTGACGCTGCTTATCCAAATGCAGACCCCCCCATTTTTCATCAGTTTGGCCAACAGACCACTTATGAAACCGCTCGAAACAGCACTTTCCTCCCTGCATGTACTGATAAACTCATGGATACTACCGGTTGGGAAAACGCCATTAGGAAAGGCTGCTTCCAGGGGGCCTAGGCCAATGCTGTCCATATGGCTTTCTTTTCGCCTAAATCCCTGCCAAAACAGTAGATCCTTTTTCAATTGGCTTAATACCTCATGTTTGTCTTTTAACATCACAGCCCTGTTGTTGAGTTCGAACAACAAAAATAATACTAATTTATTTAGTAAACAAATATGGTATACTATTTTATTTAGCACACATTAAACTTAACGTCCGCACGCTACAATAGCAATCGGAAAGAGTGGATAGATTCTGTTAGGAAGAATGGGGTTTCGAAAATATTCATCTTACACCATATACCAGCTAGGAATTAATGATTTCATAATTGTTTTTTCTTGATTATCCCGAAAAAACACGTAACATTTGTACAAAAGCAATTAACCATGTCTAAACTACACAGAAGAGATTTCATTAAAATGTCGGCGACAGCAGGCCTAGCTGCATCCATATGGGAGCCACTCTTAAAAAAGGCGTTGGCTGTAGAGGCATATAATGCCACCCGTTCAATAAATGATGTACAGCACATTGTCATTCTCATGCAGGAAAACCGTTCTTTCGATCATTATTTCGGAGCGATGAAAGGTGTTCGAGGATTTGGAGACCGCTTTCCCATACCACTTGAAAGTGGTGAACGGGTTTTCCATCAGTCAGACGGCGAAAAGGTCATCCCACCTTTCCGTGCCGACGGAAAAACATCCAATGCGGCATTCATTAGTGGCACTCCACATAATTTTCCCGATACGCAGGCCGCTTGGAACCAAGGTAAGTACGGCTTTTGGCCTTTATTCAAGACACCATACTCAATGGCTTATTATACAAGGGAGGAGCTCCCTTTTCAATATGCCATGGCAGAATATTTTACGATTTGTGATGCTTATCACTGTTCGGTAGCCACAGGAACGGATCCCAATCGAATCGTGTTTTGGTCGGGATCGGTAAACAATCCCGAAAAGCGAGCTGCCGGTATCAATTGTACCGATGCAGATTCGGAACCGGTAAATCTCCGATGTTGGATAAAAGGGGAAATGCCCGAACCTGGCTATTCCTATCAAGGCAGTGCATTCAATTGGCCTACCATTCCGGACGTACTGCAGGAGGCTGGTGGAATTGCAACTTAAAATAGGAGACTTTTTTATGCTGCCATTTTCTCTTTTTCCAATAGCATCTCTTCGATCTGCTTAGGGGTTTTATATCCCAGGGCAGAATGTGTTCTTTTGGTATTATAAAAACCTTCAATATATCCAAAGATCTCCAATTTAGCCGATTGCTGATCGATGAATTTTCTATGGTAGATCATTTCAGCCTTTAGTGTCTTGAAAAAGCTCTCAGCTACTGCATTGTCCCAGCAATTGGCCTTCCTACTCATGCTTTGAAGTATCTTGTTTTTTACAATTACCCTCCTGAATTCATCGCAGGCATATTGGATCCCTCTATCCGAATGGAAGATAAGACCATCTTTGATACCTCGGTTTCTAATAGCCATTTTGATGGCTTGTACAGAAGTGTTTTTAGTCGTCATATCGGTGCTTAAAGACCATCCAATGACTTTTCTGTCCGCCAGATCGATAACCGTTGTTAGATAAAGCCACCCTTTGCCGGTATGGATGTAAGTAATGTCGCTAACCCATTTTTGCGATAGGGAATCCGCTGAAAAATCTCTTTGGAGGAGATTTTCAGCTATCCTATAACTATGGCTCGAATCTGTGGTCACCCTATATTTTTTCTTAACCTTACTTCGTATCCCATGTTTCTTCATCAATCTTGCTACGTAGCTTCTTGATACCATTTCACCTTTTTTGTGCAGCTCTGCGGTTATCCGTGGGCTGCCATAGATATACTTACTGTCACTGTGTACCTGCTGTATTTTATCCACAAGTGCTTTACTGCGTTGTTCCCTGGGGGATTCGGGCCAAACCAGCCAACGGTAAAAACAACTGCTGCTAACGTTCAATACTTCGCACATCTTCTCTACGGAATATACTTCTCGGTTCTCCTTTATGAACCGGTATATGGACCGTCTCCCCTGGAGAAGATGGCTATGGCCTTTTTTAAGATATCGCGTTCTAATTCTGTATCTCTTAATTTCTTGCGTAAAATCCTTAACTCCTGCTCCTCCGGACTGATCTTGGGATTGTCAGGTAAAACCTTATTCCCATTATAACGTGGATTTCTACGCCATTTACTCAGTAAACTGGGGTCTATGTCTAATTCCTTAGCTACATCGGCTACAGATCCCTTAACAACGCTCAAATCGACCGCCATTATCTTAAACGAATCATCAAATTTTCTATGCATTTCTACAAATTTAAAATTACTGTCTAAATCTGTCTCGCTTTAAAGGTAGCAACTCCACTGGTATCAGCTGGCGTATTTATCAGGATCCAAATGACAATTGGACCGGAGCCATGCACGGCTGCTTGGCATTTGAAAGCTTTCGGAATGCCAAACCAGGTTCCCCGATTTATGAAAATGGCATGCGACACTGGTCTCTTGAAGACTTGGCCAACGATGTAAAGAACAATACGTTACCCCAGGTGAGTTGGATTCTGCCATCACAGAGCAATTCAGAACATCCGGGAGCACCTTCAAGTCCATATCGGGCATCTAATTTCACACACGAAGTATTGTCTGCTATTACATCAAATCCGGAAGTATGGAGCAAGACAGCGTTCTTTCTGACATTTGATGAAAATGACGGTCTTTTCGATCATTTGCCTGCTCCAGCCGTACCTTCTTACAACCTCAACAATACGCTGGCAGGCAAGTCGACCCTGGATATTGCTGGTATGTATTTTGACAATGACAAGGACAACCTTGAGGATACTGTAACCGATCGGGTCTACATTGATAAAAGAGATACTATCTCCGGTAAATTACGCCCTTGGGGCATGGGACCGCGTGTGCCCATGTATATCCTTTCCCCTTGGAGCAAGGGCGGATGGGTGGATTCAGCTGTGGCAGACCATACATCGGTTGGCCAATTTATAGAAAAACGGTTCGGTGTAATCATCCCTGCTATTTCGCCTTGGCACCGAGCTGTCAGCAGTGATCTTACCTCGGCGTTTGATTTTATCACACCCAACGATCCAAAGCCACCAGCTATGCCTGATACGTCTGGATTTGAGCAAATAGATAAGGCGTCAAAAGAATTACCTAAAGCTACAGCCCCTGCACAGCCATCCAAATTATATCAGGAAAAAGGAACACGTTTGTCAAGGGCGCTCCCCTACCGTTTGCACTGTACGTTGAAATACCTTAAAGGCGATAACCAGGTTCAACTTATTTTCGAGAATAAAGGTAATAAAGGTGCCGTATACCATGTTTACAATATGAAACAACTGGATATGATACCGCGACGGTATACGGTGGAGGCTGCGAAATCGCTGAAAGATGAATGGGACCTAATTGAAACGGACGGTACTTATGATCTTGAAGTCTATGGTCCTAATGGCTACTTCCACAAATTCACCGGCAATATCTGGAACGTTGAACCTGAAATCCAATTACAATATGATCATAGTAATGGAAGTATTACTTTTCTACTAGGGAATAATTCATCGGAGCCCCTAAATCTGGAAATTAAAGCTAACGCATACGAATACCCGAAACTGGACGCTATATCCTTGACTCCAGGAAAAAAACTAAGCATACCTATAGGTCTGGAGAAGAGCAGTAATTGGTATGATTTTACAGTCAAGTC
This Olivibacter sp. SDN3 DNA region includes the following protein-coding sequences:
- a CDS encoding alkaline phosphatase family protein, which translates into the protein MSKLHRRDFIKMSATAGLAASIWEPLLKKALAVEAYNATRSINDVQHIVILMQENRSFDHYFGAMKGVRGFGDRFPIPLESGERVFHQSDGEKVIPPFRADGKTSNAAFISGTPHNFPDTQAAWNQGKYGFWPLFKTPYSMAYYTREELPFQYAMAEYFTICDAYHCSVATGTDPNRIVFWSGSVNNPEKRAAGINCTDADSEPVNLRCWIKGEMPEPGYSYQGSAFNWPTIPDVLQEAGGIAT
- a CDS encoding ImuA family protein translates to MLKDKHEVLSQLKKDLLFWQGFRRKESHMDSIGLGPLEAAFPNGVFPTGSIHEFISTCREESAVSSGFISGLLAKLMKNGGVCIWISSVKALFPPSIKTFGVEPDRIIFVYTEREKDVLWATEEALKCEGIAAVIAELQELDFVQSRRLQLAVEKSGVTGFVLRSNPRRIGATACVARWRISSLSSELEEGLPGVGFPRWEVELLKVRNGNPGTWKLEWSEERFVPVTQSQEAIHSIEQGRKSG
- a CDS encoding IS3 family transposase, producing MKRYRIRTRYLKKGHSHLLQGRRSIYRFIKENREVYSVEKMCEVLNVSSSCFYRWLVWPESPREQRSKALVDKIQQVHSDSKYIYGSPRITAELHKKGEMVSRSYVARLMKKHGIRSKVKKKYRVTTDSSHSYRIAENLLQRDFSADSLSQKWVSDITYIHTGKGWLYLTTVIDLADRKVIGWSLSTDMTTKNTSVQAIKMAIRNRGIKDGLIFHSDRGIQYACDEFRRVIVKNKILQSMSRKANCWDNAVAESFFKTLKAEMIYHRKFIDQQSAKLEIFGYIEGFYNTKRTHSALGYKTPKQIEEMLLEKEKMAA
- a CDS encoding DNA polymerase Y family protein, which gives rise to MKKRFASIWFRHLTTDWFAIRRPELRRVPFVFTAPVHGRLLITAANPIAEGQGVGAGMVVADAKAILPSLEVFDDRPGMAEKLLKTIGLWCIRYTPVVAMDYPDGLTLDISGCAHLWGGEREYLRDIVSRLRGKGYDTRMAIADTIGASWATTRFGKVVPIVESGSQLETLLPMPPAALRLEQETVQRLHKLGLKTIGSFVGMPHAVLRRRFGKGLLLRINQALGVEEEFIEPLKPIPPYEERLPCLEPIWSCYL
- a CDS encoding alkaline phosphatase family protein, translated to MSWRIYQDPNDNWTGAMHGCLAFESFRNAKPGSPIYENGMRHWSLEDLANDVKNNTLPQVSWILPSQSNSEHPGAPSSPYRASNFTHEVLSAITSNPEVWSKTAFFLTFDENDGLFDHLPAPAVPSYNLNNTLAGKSTLDIAGMYFDNDKDNLEDTVTDRVYIDKRDTISGKLRPWGMGPRVPMYILSPWSKGGWVDSAVADHTSVGQFIEKRFGVIIPAISPWHRAVSSDLTSAFDFITPNDPKPPAMPDTSGFEQIDKASKELPKATAPAQPSKLYQEKGTRLSRALPYRLHCTLKYLKGDNQVQLIFENKGNKGAVYHVYNMKQLDMIPRRYTVEAAKSLKDEWDLIETDGTYDLEVYGPNGYFHKFTGNIWNVEPEIQLQYDHSNGSITFLLGNNSSEPLNLEIKANAYEYPKLDAISLTPGKKLSIPIGLEKSSNWYDFTVKSEGGFLHRFAGRVETGRPGISDPAMAAEIQESTVS
- a CDS encoding transposase, producing the protein MHRKFDDSFKIMAVDLSVVKGSVADVAKELDIDPSLLSKWRRNPRYNGNKVLPDNPKISPEEQELRILRKKLRDTELERDILKKAIAIFSRGDGPYTGS